A section of the Acidobacterium capsulatum ATCC 51196 genome encodes:
- a CDS encoding DUF6249 domain-containing protein, whose amino-acid sequence MDPASPASVFVPLFVLFPPVLIVLCVLYYRYRRTQERYKLLVQLADKGVELPQQLLVEPHVEYSERRRALVLISAGLGLMAMFAALPFRFDSGTSVQGFWPLGLLPLMTGLGYLASWWLNTRESPRA is encoded by the coding sequence ATGGATCCCGCATCACCCGCATCTGTCTTCGTCCCGCTCTTCGTACTTTTTCCTCCGGTTCTGATCGTCCTCTGCGTTCTGTACTATCGCTACCGGCGCACGCAGGAGCGCTACAAACTCCTTGTGCAACTGGCGGACAAAGGGGTCGAGCTTCCACAGCAACTACTCGTCGAACCGCACGTCGAGTACTCCGAACGGCGCAGGGCTCTTGTGCTGATCAGCGCCGGCCTGGGCCTTATGGCGATGTTTGCCGCGTTGCCCTTCCGGTTCGACAGCGGCACCAGCGTCCAGGGATTCTGGCCTCTGGGCCTGCTTCCGCTGATGACGGGTCTGGGCTATTTGGCCAGTTGGTGGCTGAATACTCGAGAGAGTCCGCGTGCCTGA
- a CDS encoding ABC transporter permease, producing the protein MSIWRHAARGLGGLLRRRMRNQEITEEIGQYFEEAAADWRARGLSEEEARRAARLECGNPVVAAEQVQSYGWENGVRTFLSDLRFAARQLCRNPGFAVISAITLALGIGASTAIFSAVNPILFKPLPYPHPGRILTIWNEYEGARSDIAFGIFRELQQRSHSFETMAIFEPWQPALTGGTEPERLDGQSVSAGFFHVLGVAPALGRDFRASEEGPNGSKVVILSNRLWQNLFHGDSAILGRQIKLDGDNYTVIGVMPRGFEDVLSPSAELWTPTQYDQQQITRDFNSWEWGNHLRMVGRLKPGVARARAISELDQIAHTPLPQFPRPRWASLDHGLIIDSLQKDVAHTVRPALLAVLGAVILLLVIACVNVVNLLLARSGQRFGEFALRGALGASKRRILRQLVTESMLLSVLGGVLGIAAAFGGVRIIVALSPADLPRLDAIHLDLPAYLFAFAITTMIGLVAGVVPTLHISRNDMHTGLRQSSSRIAGSHLWTRRLLVVTEVALALVLLVSAGLLLRSMEQLLRVNPGFQSSHLLTMQVATSGHEFDNLPSAPEAGDRARRRFFEQALDAVRRVPGVQKAAFTSFLPLSDDPTAIGTYGAQFEDQGSQSGYNVFRYAVSPGYCLAMGIPLLQGRLLDEHDTANAPQAVLISASLARRHFGSRNPLGSRLHVGPRNRPWYSVVGVVGDVKQTSLAIDQEDAVYIPEEQTWYADDTLSFVIRARGNPAALIPAVKAAIWSVNKNQPIVRIMTMDRMMTTAEAERRFILIIFEAFGVAALILAAVGLYGVLSGSVTERTREIGIRAALGASHRDILGLIVRDGMQLTAFGVAIGLCGTAASARVMNSLLFGTSPFDPLAWAGTTALLMIVAAIACCVPAWRAARVDPSITLRSE; encoded by the coding sequence ATGTCGATCTGGCGCCATGCTGCTCGGGGACTCGGCGGACTCCTTCGCCGGAGAATGCGGAATCAGGAAATCACCGAGGAGATTGGGCAGTATTTTGAGGAGGCAGCCGCCGATTGGAGGGCGCGCGGTCTCAGCGAAGAAGAAGCGCGGCGGGCGGCGCGCCTCGAATGCGGAAATCCAGTCGTTGCCGCAGAGCAAGTGCAGTCCTATGGATGGGAGAATGGCGTCAGAACCTTCCTCTCCGATCTTCGCTTTGCCGCCCGCCAGTTGTGCAGAAATCCGGGATTCGCGGTCATTAGTGCGATTACGCTTGCACTTGGTATCGGCGCCAGTACCGCCATCTTCAGCGCCGTGAATCCGATTCTCTTCAAGCCGCTTCCCTATCCTCATCCCGGTCGCATTCTAACCATCTGGAATGAGTATGAGGGCGCGCGTTCGGACATCGCCTTTGGCATTTTCCGCGAGTTACAACAGCGCAGCCATTCCTTCGAGACGATGGCAATCTTTGAGCCATGGCAGCCTGCGCTCACGGGCGGCACTGAGCCGGAACGGCTCGACGGACAAAGCGTGAGTGCCGGCTTCTTTCACGTTCTGGGAGTGGCTCCCGCGCTCGGGCGCGATTTCCGCGCCTCAGAAGAAGGCCCGAACGGCTCCAAAGTCGTTATCCTGAGCAATCGGCTCTGGCAGAATCTCTTCCACGGCGATTCCGCGATCCTCGGCCGCCAGATCAAGCTCGATGGCGATAACTACACCGTGATCGGCGTGATGCCACGTGGATTCGAGGATGTTCTCTCACCCTCGGCCGAGCTCTGGACGCCTACTCAATACGATCAGCAGCAGATCACTCGCGATTTCAACTCCTGGGAATGGGGCAATCATCTGCGCATGGTGGGCCGCCTCAAGCCGGGCGTTGCTCGTGCCCGGGCCATTAGCGAGTTGGATCAGATTGCGCATACGCCGTTGCCGCAATTTCCTCGTCCTCGCTGGGCTTCGCTCGATCATGGTTTGATTATCGATTCCTTACAGAAGGACGTCGCGCACACAGTGAGGCCGGCGCTTCTGGCAGTGCTGGGCGCAGTGATCCTTCTGCTGGTCATCGCGTGCGTCAACGTCGTCAATCTGCTCTTAGCACGCAGCGGCCAGCGCTTCGGGGAGTTTGCCTTGCGGGGTGCATTGGGCGCATCGAAGCGCCGCATCCTTCGCCAACTCGTGACCGAGAGCATGCTCCTGTCAGTCCTCGGAGGTGTGCTCGGAATCGCAGCCGCATTTGGGGGCGTGCGCATCATAGTCGCGCTGAGCCCGGCCGACTTGCCCCGCCTCGATGCTATCCATCTCGACCTCCCAGCTTATCTCTTCGCTTTTGCCATCACGACGATGATCGGCCTCGTCGCGGGAGTTGTTCCGACGCTGCATATTTCGCGGAACGATATGCACACTGGACTCCGGCAATCCTCGAGCCGCATCGCCGGCTCGCACCTCTGGACACGGCGTCTGCTGGTCGTAACGGAGGTTGCTCTGGCGCTTGTATTGCTCGTCAGTGCCGGATTGCTCCTGCGCAGCATGGAGCAGTTGTTGCGCGTCAATCCGGGCTTCCAATCCTCGCATCTGCTCACCATGCAGGTTGCGACTTCAGGTCATGAATTCGACAATTTGCCCTCGGCGCCGGAAGCTGGAGATCGCGCTCGCCGCCGCTTTTTTGAGCAGGCGCTCGATGCGGTGCGGCGTGTGCCCGGCGTGCAAAAGGCGGCCTTCACAAGTTTTCTGCCCCTCAGTGACGACCCGACCGCGATAGGAACCTACGGAGCTCAATTTGAGGATCAGGGATCTCAAAGCGGCTACAACGTATTTCGCTATGCAGTCAGCCCCGGCTATTGTCTGGCGATGGGCATTCCTCTGCTTCAGGGCCGCCTGCTCGACGAGCACGATACTGCGAATGCTCCTCAGGCAGTATTGATCAGCGCATCCCTCGCCCGGCGGCATTTCGGTAGTCGCAACCCGCTCGGCAGCCGCCTTCATGTAGGGCCGCGAAACCGGCCCTGGTACAGCGTTGTGGGCGTCGTGGGCGACGTAAAACAGACGTCTCTTGCGATTGACCAGGAAGATGCTGTCTACATTCCGGAGGAACAGACCTGGTACGCGGACGATACGTTATCGTTCGTAATTCGCGCCCGCGGAAATCCGGCGGCACTTATCCCTGCCGTCAAGGCTGCCATCTGGTCGGTGAACAAGAATCAACCCATCGTGCGCATCATGACCATGGATCGCATGATGACGACCGCCGAAGCCGAGCGGCGCTTTATTCTGATTATTTTCGAGGCCTTCGGCGTCGCGGCGTTGATACTGGCAGCCGTCGGGCTCTATGGCGTGCTTTCCGGCAGTGTTACCGAGCGTACCCGCGAGATTGGGATCAGGGCGGCGCTCGGCGCCAGCCACAGAGATATCCTGGGCTTGATTGTTCGTGACGGAATGCAGCTCACGGCGTTCGGCGTGGCCATAGGGCTATGTGGAACCGCAGCCTCCGCACGAGTAATGAATTCGCTGCTCTTCGGGACCTCGCCTTTCGATCCCCTCGCGTGGGCTGGCACAACGGCACTGCTGATGATTGTCGCGGCCATCGCTTGCTGTGTGCCCGCATGGCGAGCCGCACGGGTCGATCCGTCGATCACGCTCCGCTCCGAGTGA
- a CDS encoding PadR family transcriptional regulator has product MSDQNTDVIQGTLDMLILKTLSLQPLHGFGIARRVEQVTQGVFKVNPGSLLTALQRLERSGWLESEWRQTENSRRAKFYRLTRAGKKQLEIETADWTRRSSAIARLLREGA; this is encoded by the coding sequence ATGAGCGACCAGAACACCGATGTCATCCAAGGCACTCTCGACATGCTGATCCTGAAAACCCTGAGCTTGCAGCCCCTGCATGGCTTCGGAATCGCGCGCCGGGTGGAGCAGGTGACGCAAGGGGTTTTCAAGGTGAATCCCGGCTCGTTGCTCACTGCACTCCAGAGGCTGGAGCGTTCGGGCTGGCTGGAATCAGAGTGGCGCCAAACTGAAAATTCGCGCCGTGCGAAGTTCTACAGACTCACCCGCGCCGGCAAGAAGCAGTTGGAGATTGAGACTGCTGATTGGACGCGCCGCTCGTCGGCAATCGCACGTTTGCTGCGGGAAGGAGCGTAA